The following proteins come from a genomic window of Daphnia carinata strain CSIRO-1 chromosome 8, CSIRO_AGI_Dcar_HiC_V3, whole genome shotgun sequence:
- the LOC130703762 gene encoding uncharacterized protein LOC130703762: MKFLILAAVVVVAAANYNNVPTYSAPASSAYVEQVYSTSTYSAPTYSSSEYSAPSYSEPEYSTTTYSAPAYTTTEKYTAESSDEEENDEENEEADVESKKETEYSKPSYTTETYAAPSYKEPEYTTASYVAPAYVAPVYSAPVYEAPAAPVYSAPVYEAPAAPVYSAPVYEAPAAPVYSAPVYEAPATSAPVYTAPVYNVPVAVY; the protein is encoded by the exons ATGAAG TTCCTTATCCTCGCCGCTGTCGTCGTCGTTGCTGCCGCAAACTACAATAACGTTCCAACTTATTCGGCTCCTGCCTCCTCCGCTTATGTTGAACAGGTGTACTCCACATCCACTTACTCCGCACCAACTTACTCTTCATCGGAATACTCCGCACCTTCGTACTCTGAACCGGAATACTCCACAACGACTTACTCCGCACCTGCTTACACCACAACCGAGAAATAC ACTGCCGAGTCCAGTGATGAAGAGGAAAACGATGAAGAGAACGAAGAGGCTGACGTTGAATCCAAGAAAGAAACGGAATACTCTAAGCCTAGTTACACAACCGAGACGTACGCTGCTCCTTCTTACAAGGAACCTGAATACACAACTGCATCCTACGTTGCACCTGCGTACGTAGCTCCAGTTTACTCCGCTCCTGTCTATGAGGCCCCAGCAGCTCCAGTTTACTCCGCTCCAGTCTACGAAGCCCCAGCAGCTCCAGTTTACTCTGCTCCAGTCTACGAGGCCCCAGCAGCTCCAGTTTACTCTGCTCCAGTCTACGAAGCCCCAGCTACCAGTGCTCCGGTGTACACCGCACCCGTCTACAATGTTCCAGTCGCCGTTTACTAA
- the LOC130703752 gene encoding poly(3-hydroxybutyrate) depolymerase-like isoform X1, whose protein sequence is MSRRHVLSLTAAARLMSLVMALLPAILAAPPSLTASPLGTYNIQSGSITTSGISSGAVMATQFHVVHSSSINGVGIFAGVPYGCALGLVAESLNCMLYPNLVVMANLYARVSTYDLYANIDSVNGLVNDRVFIFHGTEDSVVNPGSANNVETFYNRYNSQVYKKTDIAAQHCMPTDNYGGACDQLNSASYINNCGYNGAYEMSNYLYGGLTRPYSGNEAILSNLIEFDQSEFFEISAPSASSMDTIGYVYVPTRCANGAQCKLHVAFHGCQQGREEIGNVYALHGGYLEVAELNDIIVLFPQAIKTPLSNPQGCWDWWGYNNYLYDTRNGNQILAVKRMVDKMTGFFI, encoded by the exons atgtcgcGACGCCACGTTTTGTCTTTGACGGCTGCTGCAAGACTGATGAGTCTTGTGATGGCCCTGCTCCCAGCTATTTTGGCTGCTCCGCCGTCCTTGACTGCCAGCCCCTTAG GTACTTATAATATTCAATCGGGATCGATCACGACATCGGGAATCAGTTCGGGAGCTGTCATGGCCACCCAATTTCATGTGGTCCACTCGTCGAGTATCAACGGTGTCGGCATTTTCGCGGGAG TACCTTACGGATGTGCTCTCGGTTTGGTGGCTGAATCGCTCAACTGCATGCTCTACCCGAACCTGGTTGTCATGGCCAATCTGTACGCCCGCGTGTCCACCTACGATTTATACGCCAACATCGACTCTGTTAATGGATTGGTCAACGATCGTGTTTTCATATTCCACGGTACAGAAGATTCCGTCGTAAATCCAG GCTCCGCGAATAATGTGGAAACTTTCTACAATCGATACAACTCGCAGGTTTACAAGAAGACGGACATCGCTGCCCAGCATTGCATG CCAACGGATAACTATGGCGGGGCTTGCGATCAGCTCAACAGTGCCAGTTACATCAACAACTGTGGCTATAACGGCGCATACGAAATGAGCAACTACCTTTACGGTGGACTAACCAGACC TTATTCAGGAAACGAGGCTATTTTGTCCAATTTGATCGAGTTTGATCAATCGGAGTTTTTTGAAATCTCAGCGCCATCAGCGTCCAGTATGGATACGATCGGTTACGTTTACGTGCCGACGCGCTGCGCAAACGGCGCCCAATGTAAATTGCACGTTGCTTTCCACGGATGTCAGCAGGGCAG GGAAGAAATAGGCAACGTCTATGCTCTTCACGGTGGATACCTGGAAGTGGCCGAATTAAATGATATTATTGTTCTATTCCCGCAAGCCATCAAGACGCCGCTGTCCAATCCGCAAGGATGTTGGGATTGGTGGGG ATACAACAACTACCTTTACGATACTCGTAATGGAAACCAGATTCTGGCCGTCAAACGGATGGTTGACAAAATGACaggatttttcatttga
- the LOC130703752 gene encoding poly(3-hydroxybutyrate) depolymerase-like isoform X2 → MSRRHVLSLTAAARLMSLVMALLPAILAAPPSLTASPLGTYNIQSGSITTSGISSGAVMATQFHVVHSSSINGVGIFAGVPYGCALGLVAESLNCMLYPNLVVMANLYARVSTYDLYANIDSVNGLVNDRVFIFHGTEDSVVNPGSANNVETFYNRYNSQVYKKTDIAAQHCMPTDNYGGACDQLNSASYINNCGYNGAYEMSNYLYGGLTRPSGNEAILSNLIEFDQSEFFEISAPSASSMDTIGYVYVPTRCANGAQCKLHVAFHGCQQGREEIGNVYALHGGYLEVAELNDIIVLFPQAIKTPLSNPQGCWDWWGYNNYLYDTRNGNQILAVKRMVDKMTGFFI, encoded by the exons atgtcgcGACGCCACGTTTTGTCTTTGACGGCTGCTGCAAGACTGATGAGTCTTGTGATGGCCCTGCTCCCAGCTATTTTGGCTGCTCCGCCGTCCTTGACTGCCAGCCCCTTAG GTACTTATAATATTCAATCGGGATCGATCACGACATCGGGAATCAGTTCGGGAGCTGTCATGGCCACCCAATTTCATGTGGTCCACTCGTCGAGTATCAACGGTGTCGGCATTTTCGCGGGAG TACCTTACGGATGTGCTCTCGGTTTGGTGGCTGAATCGCTCAACTGCATGCTCTACCCGAACCTGGTTGTCATGGCCAATCTGTACGCCCGCGTGTCCACCTACGATTTATACGCCAACATCGACTCTGTTAATGGATTGGTCAACGATCGTGTTTTCATATTCCACGGTACAGAAGATTCCGTCGTAAATCCAG GCTCCGCGAATAATGTGGAAACTTTCTACAATCGATACAACTCGCAGGTTTACAAGAAGACGGACATCGCTGCCCAGCATTGCATG CCAACGGATAACTATGGCGGGGCTTGCGATCAGCTCAACAGTGCCAGTTACATCAACAACTGTGGCTATAACGGCGCATACGAAATGAGCAACTACCTTTACGGTGGACTAACCAGACCCTCAG GAAACGAGGCTATTTTGTCCAATTTGATCGAGTTTGATCAATCGGAGTTTTTTGAAATCTCAGCGCCATCAGCGTCCAGTATGGATACGATCGGTTACGTTTACGTGCCGACGCGCTGCGCAAACGGCGCCCAATGTAAATTGCACGTTGCTTTCCACGGATGTCAGCAGGGCAG GGAAGAAATAGGCAACGTCTATGCTCTTCACGGTGGATACCTGGAAGTGGCCGAATTAAATGATATTATTGTTCTATTCCCGCAAGCCATCAAGACGCCGCTGTCCAATCCGCAAGGATGTTGGGATTGGTGGGG ATACAACAACTACCTTTACGATACTCGTAATGGAAACCAGATTCTGGCCGTCAAACGGATGGTTGACAAAATGACaggatttttcatttga